One stretch of Daphnia pulicaria isolate SC F1-1A chromosome 6, SC_F0-13Bv2, whole genome shotgun sequence DNA includes these proteins:
- the LOC124344030 gene encoding tyrosine-protein phosphatase non-receptor type 2-like isoform X1, translated as MECDYGVKDEYQAIESRRGWQPLFTEIREKSANFSIAESKKVANRDLNRYRDVNPFDHSRIVLRRGNCSYINASLVKVQAVERTYILTQGPLPSTVSHFWTMVWEQNCKIIAMLNNIIEKNQVKCHTYWPVGTHTNNMLTFEDVQLTVELVEEEHKQNYILRTLRLVDLDNEEVRLVRQYHYTTWPDFGVPTTPSDFIQYLQDIRNTGGLGPGTEEEPIGPAIVHCSAGIGRSGTFCIVDTALLQLERGERVNVKELLLEMRRYRMGLIQTAEQLRFSYLSIIEGAESMNIDLRRWMPPHIPGSASCSDSDSDSEDDSDNPEEVEEEDDVVSSEPVQFNQTSNSQHIIEGVNGDQGILANNDAEELPPPIPPRAESLMASPDYDRPLPLAPSKRGHEEMEVSTASETEEDPAESDSVVEEAAGSECERKRRKQAETTIPRAAESDNGGVRQRRDERKEKSQKTLQMISNIKEKQKEQERKSELQGKVIAGSKWVGISVGIFVLVCAGIRYFHG; from the exons ATGGAATGCGATTATGGAGTGAAAGATGAATATCAAGCTATTGAAAGTCGGCGTGGTTGGCAACCACTGTTTACG gaaataagagaaaaatctGCCAATTTCAGTATTGCTGAATCTAAAAAAGTTGCCAATCGTGATCTAAATCGTTATCGGGATGTCAACCCTTTTGATCATAGTAGAATAGTTTTAAGAAGAGGAAATTGCAGCTACATAAATGCTAGCCTTGTCAAA GTGCAAGCTGTAGAAAGAACATACATACTGACACAAGGGCCCTTACCTTCAACAGTCTCTCATTTCTGGACAATGGTTTGGGaacaaaattgtaaaataattgcAATGCTTAACAACATAATTGAGAAAAATCAG GTAAAATGCCATACCTATTGGCCAGTTGGAACACACACCAATAATATGCTCACATTTGAAGATGTTCAGCTAACAGTTGAACTTGTTGAAGAGgaacacaaacaaaattatattCTTCGAACCTTGAG GCTTGTTGATTTGGATAATGAAGAAGTTAGGTTAGTTAGACAATATCACTATACCACTTGGCCTGACTTTGGAGTTCCTACAACCCCATCTGATTTTATCCAATATCTTCAAGATATTCGAAATACCGGAGGACTCGGACCTGGAACAGAAGAAGA ACCAATAGGACCTGCCATTGTTCATTGTTCGGCTGGTATAGGACGATCGGGAACATTTTGCATCGTTGACACTGCATTGTTACAG TTGGAACGTGGTGAAAGAGTGAACGTCAAGGAATTGCTATTGGAAATGCGTCGTTATAGAATGGGTTTAATTCAAACTGCCGAGCAGCTACGTTTTTCTTATCTCTCCATTATTGAGGGAGCCGAATCAATGAACATAGATTTACGACGATGGATGCCTCCACATATACCTGGAAGTGCTAGTTGTAGCGACTCTGACTCGGACAGCGAAGATGATTCAGACAATCCCGaagaagttgaagaagaagatgatgtcgTATCTTCTGAACCTGTCCAATTCAACCAAACATCCAACAGTCAACATATAATCGAAGGTGTTAATGGCGATCAGGGAATACTTGCAAACAACGATGCAGAAGAGCTACCACCTCCAATTCCTCCCCGCGCGGAGTCCCTTATGGCTTCTCCTG ATTATGATCGTCCTCTTCCACTTGCTCCATCTAAACGGGGTCATGAAGAGATGGAAGTTTCTACTGCCTCCGAAACCGAAGAAGACCCTGCTGAGAGTGATTCGGTTGTTGAGGAAGCTGCTGGCAGCGAATGTGAGCGAAAGCGTCGGAAACAAGCAGAAACGACCATTCCAAG GGCAGCAGAGTCTGACAACGGCGGAGTTCGCCAGCGACGCGATGAACGAAAGGAAAAGAGTCAGAAGACGCTACAAATGATCAGTAACATTAAAGAAAAGCAGAAGGAACAAGAAAGGAAATCCGAGTTACAAGGAAAGGTTATCGCGGGTTCAAAATGGGTCGGTATCAGCGTAGGTATTTTTGTCTTGGTTTGCGCTGGTATCCGATATTTTCATGGCTGA
- the LOC124342025 gene encoding uncharacterized protein LOC124342025: MLYECRLLYEVQKLFLVSANKKVDRLIVNSIMPQKKSVKHGVKTLSQLCVDNVIEGLERGLKQKWKDDVKGTRKWIVKPSVAIDPEISPSPLDQLPMPVIEEVIRCLKEKEVLELHIELVITPQVGTLDLSSESWERGRKEHLKKQMFPNLRRAAIRCPMLKNLILTNRELEEISLIASLPTFQYLQVLQVSNTSTGDKCMWILGTHCKHLRNLDVRSCWAVTDFGIQGLCLDYTEKENDKAHQTSKKGDFERRESCTPPRLSNSLQTLCLEETLVTEKGIQEALQKLRSLKVLEHESTVKVLGEMHREEWENTEKRNKIPKYALSKINFVVKDNQKSKDRLWKVVSLCPSITKLFISKKGLNEELKEGRTNNIREMENIGYRPFTFNGDMVPLLNMIGNSLTELSLCGFDSLNICSIIDCCPNLRQLKLSNSRDFSADPERHEYFNIEERKTFEQLEKLTVSSVNISPENLFTLMSSSSLKFIVVEKCETFNDEILQQASDLHSFPNLEYLELNECDFVTVKGLNVLSSESNPLKEMKISSKDDKSLSQIKKSWKQHLALENWELNISYKSLSRLQGLSMFDRIKFNP; this comes from the exons ATGTTGTATGAATGTCGTCTGCTTTATGAAGTTCAGAAGTTGTTTCTTGTTTCTGCCAACAAAAAGGTCGACCGATTAATTGTAAATTCTATCATGCCACAAAAGAAGAGTGTGAAGCATGGTGTGAAGACATTATCGCAACTATGTGTTGATAATGTAATAGAAGGATTGGAGAGGGGATTGAAGCAAAAATGGAAAGACGACGTGAAAGGAACACGGAAATGGATAGTTAAACCCTCTGTCGCCATTGACCCAGAGATTTCACCGAGTCCTTTGGATCAGTTAC CCATGCCAGTTATCGAAGAAGTAATTCGTTGTCTTAAGGAAAAAGAAGTGCTGGAATTACATATTGAATTGGTTATTACTCCACAAGTTGGCACTCTGGATCTATCCTCAGAGAGTTGGGAAAGAGGCAGAAAAGAGCATTTGAAAAAGCAAATGTTCCCAAATCTTAGGCGTGCTGCCATCAGATGCCCA ATGCTGAAAAATTTGATACTTACTAATAGGgagcttgaagaaataagtttgaTTGCATCCCTACCCACATTTCAATATTTGCAAGTGTTACAGGTTTCAAATACCTCAACAGGAGACAAGTGTATGTGGATTCTTGGAACTCACTGCAAACATTTGAG AAATCTGGATGTTCGTTCCTGTTGGGCAGTGACAGATTTTGGAATTCAAGGGTTATGTCTTGATTACactgaaaaggaaaatgacaaAGCTCACCAAACTTCTAAAAAAGGTGATTTTGAACGGCGGGAAAGTTGCACACCTCCTCGACTTAGCAACTCATTGCAAACATTATGTTTGGAAGAGACACTAGTTACTGAAAAGGGAATTCAAGAGGCTCTTCAGAAACTACGTTCTTTGAAAGTATTGGAACATGAGTCTACTGTGAAAGTACTCGGCGAAATGCATCGAGAAGAATGGGAAAACACTGAGAAAAGGAACAAAATTCCGAAATACGCTTTGTCCAAGATCAATTTCGTTGTCAAGgataatcaaaaatcaaaagatcGCCTTTGGAAAGTGGTATCCCTATGTCCATCGATTACAAAGTTATTCATTTCGAAAAAAGGATTGAACGAAGAATTGAAAGAAGGAAGAACCAACAACATCCGCGAAATGGAAAACATTGGTTATCGACCATTCACTTTTAATGGCGACATGGTCCCGTTATTGAACATGATTGGGAATTCGCTTACAGAGCTGTCACTTTGTGGATTTGATAGTTTAAACATATGCTCCATTATCGATTGTTGTCCTAATCTGCGCCAACTTAAGCTTAGTAACAGTAGAGACTTCTCAGCTGACCCAGAGCGACATGAATACTTTAAtatcgaagaaagaaaaacatttgaacaacttgaaaaattaactGTTAGTTCTGTCAACATCTCACCCGAAAACTTGTTTACACTCATGTCGTCGTCTTCCCTGAAATTTATTGTAGTCGAGAAATGTGAAACTTTCAACGATGAAATCCTACAGCAGGCATCAGATCTTCACTCGTTTCCTAACCTGGAATACTTGGAATTAAACGAATGTGATTTCGTCACAGTAAAAGGGCTAAATGTACTGTCGTCGGAAAGTAACCCACTAAAGGAAATGAAGATCTCATCGAAAGATGACAAAAGTttatcgcaaataaaaaaaagttggaaacaaCATCTCGCTCTCGAAAACTGGGAATTGAATATATCTTACAAGTCTTTATCGCGTCTTCAGGGACTGTCAATGTTCGATCGTATTAAATTTAATCCGTGA
- the LOC124344030 gene encoding tyrosine-protein phosphatase non-receptor type 2-like isoform X3, translating to MECDYGVKDEYQAIESRRGWQPLFTEIREKSANFSIAESKKVANRDLNRYRDVNPFDHSRIVLRRGNCSYINASLVKVQAVERTYILTQGPLPSTVSHFWTMVWEQNCKIIAMLNNIIEKNQVKCHTYWPVGTHTNNMLTFEDVQLTVELVEEEHKQNYILRTLRLVDLDNEEVRLVRQYHYTTWPDFGVPTTPSDFIQYLQDIRNTGGLGPGTEEEPIGPAIVHCSAGIGRSGTFCIVDTALLQLERGERVNVKELLLEMRRYRMGLIQTAEQLRFSYLSIIEGAESMNIDLRRWMPPHIPGSASCSDSDSDSEDDSDNPEEVEEEDDVVSSEPVQFNQTSNSQHIIEGVNGDQGILANNDAEELPPPIPPRAESLMASPDYDRPLPLAPSKRGHEEMEVSTASETEEDPAESDSVVEEAAGSECERKRRKQAETTIPRV from the exons ATGGAATGCGATTATGGAGTGAAAGATGAATATCAAGCTATTGAAAGTCGGCGTGGTTGGCAACCACTGTTTACG gaaataagagaaaaatctGCCAATTTCAGTATTGCTGAATCTAAAAAAGTTGCCAATCGTGATCTAAATCGTTATCGGGATGTCAACCCTTTTGATCATAGTAGAATAGTTTTAAGAAGAGGAAATTGCAGCTACATAAATGCTAGCCTTGTCAAA GTGCAAGCTGTAGAAAGAACATACATACTGACACAAGGGCCCTTACCTTCAACAGTCTCTCATTTCTGGACAATGGTTTGGGaacaaaattgtaaaataattgcAATGCTTAACAACATAATTGAGAAAAATCAG GTAAAATGCCATACCTATTGGCCAGTTGGAACACACACCAATAATATGCTCACATTTGAAGATGTTCAGCTAACAGTTGAACTTGTTGAAGAGgaacacaaacaaaattatattCTTCGAACCTTGAG GCTTGTTGATTTGGATAATGAAGAAGTTAGGTTAGTTAGACAATATCACTATACCACTTGGCCTGACTTTGGAGTTCCTACAACCCCATCTGATTTTATCCAATATCTTCAAGATATTCGAAATACCGGAGGACTCGGACCTGGAACAGAAGAAGA ACCAATAGGACCTGCCATTGTTCATTGTTCGGCTGGTATAGGACGATCGGGAACATTTTGCATCGTTGACACTGCATTGTTACAG TTGGAACGTGGTGAAAGAGTGAACGTCAAGGAATTGCTATTGGAAATGCGTCGTTATAGAATGGGTTTAATTCAAACTGCCGAGCAGCTACGTTTTTCTTATCTCTCCATTATTGAGGGAGCCGAATCAATGAACATAGATTTACGACGATGGATGCCTCCACATATACCTGGAAGTGCTAGTTGTAGCGACTCTGACTCGGACAGCGAAGATGATTCAGACAATCCCGaagaagttgaagaagaagatgatgtcgTATCTTCTGAACCTGTCCAATTCAACCAAACATCCAACAGTCAACATATAATCGAAGGTGTTAATGGCGATCAGGGAATACTTGCAAACAACGATGCAGAAGAGCTACCACCTCCAATTCCTCCCCGCGCGGAGTCCCTTATGGCTTCTCCTG ATTATGATCGTCCTCTTCCACTTGCTCCATCTAAACGGGGTCATGAAGAGATGGAAGTTTCTACTGCCTCCGAAACCGAAGAAGACCCTGCTGAGAGTGATTCGGTTGTTGAGGAAGCTGCTGGCAGCGAATGTGAGCGAAAGCGTCGGAAACAAGCAGAAACGACCATTCCAAG AGTCTGA
- the LOC124342028 gene encoding ras suppressor protein 1-like isoform X1 produces MSKVRKIIDEAKESKNPELDLVDKGISSFDEIPSLLTMLNLTRITLTHNRISVVTPALANLTNLEILNLFNNQVEELPTSLSSMPKLRILNLGMNKLSALPRGFGAFPVLEVLDLTYNNLNESSLPGNFFMIETLRALYLGDNDFERIPPEIGHLKNLQILVLRDNDLVELPKEIGELARLRELHIQGNRLSVLPPELGNLDLTSNKSVIRMENNPWVAPIADQLQVGLSHVIDYLRSETYKFVYGRHISANAPAPARLTERTKKSSKPKP; encoded by the exons atgTCTAAAGTGAGAAAAATCATAGATGAAGCCAAAGAATCCAAGAATCCTGAGCTGGATTTGGTGGACAagggaatttcttcttttgacgaAATACCGAGTCTCC TTACCATGCTCAACTTGACCCGGATTACACTGACGCACAACAGAATATCAGTTGTAACCCCAGCTTTGGCCAACTTGACAAATCTAGAGATCCTGAACTTGTTTAATAATCAAGTTGAAGAACTCCCAACATCTTTGTCTTCTATGCCAAAACTTCGGATTTTAAACTTAGG AATGAACAAGCTGAGCGCTCTTCCTCGAGGGTTTGGAGCCTTTCCTGTACTAGAGGTTTTAGATTTAACTTACAACAACTTGAATGAAAGTAGTTTACCTGGCAACTTCTTTATGattg aaacactCAGAGCCCTGTACTTGGGTGATAATGATTTTGAACGAATCCCACCCGAGATTGGTCATCTGAAAAATCTTCAAATT CTTGTTCTTCGAGATAATGATTTAGTTGAGCTCCCTAAAGAAATTGGTGAATTGGCCAGGCTGAGAGAATTGCATATTCAAGGCAATCGGTTGTCAGTTTTACCCCCTGAATTAG GTAACTTGGATCTCACCAGTAACAAATCCGTGATTAGAATGGAAAACAATCCATGGGTGGCACCAATTGCAGATCAGTTGCAAGTTGGTCTATCTCACGTAATTGATTATCTTCGATCAGAAACGTATAAATT tgTCTACGGACGTCATATTTCGGCCAATGCTCCCGCCCCTGCCCGACTCACAGAGAGAACAAAGAAGAGCTCCAAACCTAAACCATAA
- the LOC124342028 gene encoding ras suppressor protein 1-like isoform X2 yields MSKVRKIIDEAKESKNPELDLVDKGISSFDEIPSLLTMLNLTRITLTHNRISVVTPALANLTNLEILNLFNNQVEELPTSLSSMPKLRILNLGMNKLSALPRGFGAFPVLEVLDLTYNNLNESSLPGNFFMIETLRALYLGDNDFERIPPEIGHLKNLQILVLRDNDLVELPKEIGELARLRELHIQGNRLSVLPPELGNLDLTSNKSVIRMENNPWVAPIADQLQVGLSHVIDYLRSETYKFVHGRHAVTQAPNRVSEKRDRSVSID; encoded by the exons atgTCTAAAGTGAGAAAAATCATAGATGAAGCCAAAGAATCCAAGAATCCTGAGCTGGATTTGGTGGACAagggaatttcttcttttgacgaAATACCGAGTCTCC TTACCATGCTCAACTTGACCCGGATTACACTGACGCACAACAGAATATCAGTTGTAACCCCAGCTTTGGCCAACTTGACAAATCTAGAGATCCTGAACTTGTTTAATAATCAAGTTGAAGAACTCCCAACATCTTTGTCTTCTATGCCAAAACTTCGGATTTTAAACTTAGG AATGAACAAGCTGAGCGCTCTTCCTCGAGGGTTTGGAGCCTTTCCTGTACTAGAGGTTTTAGATTTAACTTACAACAACTTGAATGAAAGTAGTTTACCTGGCAACTTCTTTATGattg aaacactCAGAGCCCTGTACTTGGGTGATAATGATTTTGAACGAATCCCACCCGAGATTGGTCATCTGAAAAATCTTCAAATT CTTGTTCTTCGAGATAATGATTTAGTTGAGCTCCCTAAAGAAATTGGTGAATTGGCCAGGCTGAGAGAATTGCATATTCAAGGCAATCGGTTGTCAGTTTTACCCCCTGAATTAG GTAACTTGGATCTCACCAGTAACAAATCCGTGATTAGAATGGAAAACAATCCATGGGTGGCACCAATTGCAGATCAGTTGCAAGTTGGTCTATCTCACGTAATTGATTATCTTCGATCAGAAACGTATAAATT TGTTCATGGTCGGCACGCTGTGACTCAAGCCCCGAATCGCGTTTCTGAAAAGCGAGACCGAAGCGTTTCAATCGATTAA
- the LOC124342026 gene encoding protein cereblon-like, whose translation MENFQRDGREPHAEHDVSELNLHSSEEEYIGSSEDDEDFIIPAKYVRITTVAEILAHRIQIPISSSSEEVKLDPRLVSEHLYMGSDMEFITQPAASLEEGRVYELLALVQSGIVTFPEHILPLVLYSPPLISALRSVFNDLKVIALIPAKPNSSTADPSLAQYGTTAEVYEYSGSEPGLRIKTRVKQRFKVIATWIDEYENLMAKVQILPEKSLSPMQPWLSSKLIHQRTSLLERAVQDNSWTNYRNSLDTKVSPLAGWVLQQFDCHSLAARVRFQIKKLMAIDDSSMELVPTEPHSLSFWAANNLLMDDEGRLKLLEEDNIIYRLRTVLELISKRHVFSCCVCSVPIADHTDVILICSQGTSLFFNNPRTAQVRKVMTFRQVQNIRVVSRPSVEFSWFPGYAWSPGECSSCRNHLGWYITSAATKQMKPKNFWVLCSESLQTETISKSSEINVKMF comes from the exons ATGGAAAACTTTCAAA GAGATGGGCGAGAACCACATGCAGAGCACGATGTCTCGGAGCTCAATCTTCATAGCAGTGAGGAGGAGTATATTGGTTCCAGTGAAGATGACGAGGACTTTATCATACCAGCAAAATATGTCAGAATAACAACTGTTGCTGAAATACTTGCCCACAGAATCCAAATCCCAATATCCAGCAGCTCAGAAGAAGTCAAACTTGATCCACGGCTTGTCTCTGAACATCTG TACATGGGCTCAGACATGGAATTTATTACACAACCTGCTGCTTCATTAGAAGAAGGAAGGGTATATGAGCTACTTGCCCTTGTACAGTCAGGAATTGTTACATTCCCTGAGCATATTCTACCTCTTGTGCTTTACTCACCTCCTCTCATCTCGGCTTTGAGATCTGTGTTTAATGACCTGAAAGTCATTGCTTTGATTCCTGCAAAACCAAATTCCTCTACTGCTGATCCATCACTAGCCCAATATGGTACAACCGCAGAGGTTTATGAATATAGTGGATCAGAACCTGGGTTACGAATAAAAACCAGAGTGAAGCAACGTTTTAAAGTCATAGCTACATGGATTGATGAATATGA AAACTTGATGGCCAAAGTGCAAATTCTACCAGAGAAATCACTGAGTCCTATGCAACCATGGctgtcttcaaaattaattcatcAGAGAACTTCTTTGTTGGAGAGAGCAGTTCAAGATAATTCTTGGACAAACTACCGCAATTCCCTCGACACAAAAGTTTCTCCATTGGCTGGTTGGGTGTTGCAGCAATTTGATTGTCATTCTTTGGCCGCCCGAGTTCGTTTTCAAATCAAGAAATTAATGGCCATTGACGATTCGAGTATGGAACTTGTGCCTACAGAACCTCATTCACTATCCTTTTGGGCAGCTAACAATCTTCTTATGGACGACGAAGGTCGCTTGAAGCTCCTTGAAGAAGACAATATTATATATCGCTTGAGGACAGTCTTGGAATTGATAAGCAAG cGCCATGTGTTCTCTTGTTGCGTGTGTTCCGTGCCCATTGCTGACCACACAGACGTTATCCTCATATGCAGTCAGGGAACTAGTCTATTCTTCAACAACCCCAGAACGGCACAAGTTCGTAAAGTCATGACTTTCCGACAGGTTCAAAACATTCGAGTCGTTTCTCGTCCGTCAGTCGAATTTTCATGGTTTCCTGG GTACGCTTGGTCACCTGGTGAATGCTCCTCTTGCCGTAATCACTTGGGCTGGTATATAACGTCTGCcgcaacaaaacaaatgaaacccaAAAACTTTTGGGTCTTATGCAGTGAATCTCTGCAAACAGAGACCATATCTAAGTCTTCTGAAATTAATGTCAAGATGTTCTGA
- the LOC124344030 gene encoding tyrosine-protein phosphatase non-receptor type 2-like isoform X2 gives MECDYGVKDEYQAIESRRGWQPLFTEIREKSANFSIAESKKVANRDLNRYRDVNPFDHSRIVLRRGNCSYINASLVKVQAVERTYILTQGPLPSTVSHFWTMVWEQNCKIIAMLNNIIEKNQVKCHTYWPVGTHTNNMLTFEDVQLTVELVEEEHKQNYILRTLRLVDLDNEEVRLVRQYHYTTWPDFGVPTTPSDFIQYLQDIRNTGGLGPGTEEEPIGPAIVHCSAGIGRSGTFCIVDTALLQLERGERVNVKELLLEMRRYRMGLIQTAEQLRFSYLSIIEGAESMNIDLRRWMPPHIPGSASCSDSDSDSEDDSDNPEEVEEEDDVVSSEPVQFNQTSNSQHIIEGVNGDQGILANNDAEELPPPIPPRAESLMASPDYDRPLPLAPSKRGHEEMEVSTASETEEDPAESDSVVEEAAGSECERKRRKQAETTIPSRV, from the exons ATGGAATGCGATTATGGAGTGAAAGATGAATATCAAGCTATTGAAAGTCGGCGTGGTTGGCAACCACTGTTTACG gaaataagagaaaaatctGCCAATTTCAGTATTGCTGAATCTAAAAAAGTTGCCAATCGTGATCTAAATCGTTATCGGGATGTCAACCCTTTTGATCATAGTAGAATAGTTTTAAGAAGAGGAAATTGCAGCTACATAAATGCTAGCCTTGTCAAA GTGCAAGCTGTAGAAAGAACATACATACTGACACAAGGGCCCTTACCTTCAACAGTCTCTCATTTCTGGACAATGGTTTGGGaacaaaattgtaaaataattgcAATGCTTAACAACATAATTGAGAAAAATCAG GTAAAATGCCATACCTATTGGCCAGTTGGAACACACACCAATAATATGCTCACATTTGAAGATGTTCAGCTAACAGTTGAACTTGTTGAAGAGgaacacaaacaaaattatattCTTCGAACCTTGAG GCTTGTTGATTTGGATAATGAAGAAGTTAGGTTAGTTAGACAATATCACTATACCACTTGGCCTGACTTTGGAGTTCCTACAACCCCATCTGATTTTATCCAATATCTTCAAGATATTCGAAATACCGGAGGACTCGGACCTGGAACAGAAGAAGA ACCAATAGGACCTGCCATTGTTCATTGTTCGGCTGGTATAGGACGATCGGGAACATTTTGCATCGTTGACACTGCATTGTTACAG TTGGAACGTGGTGAAAGAGTGAACGTCAAGGAATTGCTATTGGAAATGCGTCGTTATAGAATGGGTTTAATTCAAACTGCCGAGCAGCTACGTTTTTCTTATCTCTCCATTATTGAGGGAGCCGAATCAATGAACATAGATTTACGACGATGGATGCCTCCACATATACCTGGAAGTGCTAGTTGTAGCGACTCTGACTCGGACAGCGAAGATGATTCAGACAATCCCGaagaagttgaagaagaagatgatgtcgTATCTTCTGAACCTGTCCAATTCAACCAAACATCCAACAGTCAACATATAATCGAAGGTGTTAATGGCGATCAGGGAATACTTGCAAACAACGATGCAGAAGAGCTACCACCTCCAATTCCTCCCCGCGCGGAGTCCCTTATGGCTTCTCCTG ATTATGATCGTCCTCTTCCACTTGCTCCATCTAAACGGGGTCATGAAGAGATGGAAGTTTCTACTGCCTCCGAAACCGAAGAAGACCCTGCTGAGAGTGATTCGGTTGTTGAGGAAGCTGCTGGCAGCGAATGTGAGCGAAAGCGTCGGAAACAAGCAGAAACGACCATTCCAAG CAGAGTCTGA
- the LOC124342027 gene encoding ELMO domain-containing protein 2-like, translating into MHFHPLLYISNLFNWIFSPVCVFLKRITHPLVKWILRRTTGLCELQRTCYCEPGGAPRILGIENSLKKSKSEKVKTLLQFLDQAATEKRFTTAGSSKILNNTVETICCIKQIRLDVHQPFSKLFGECVSVIWNLKQLLLDLESIRTTGYDSSNKEHEQKLLELWSLLMPARELESRVSNLWKDIGFQGDDPKTDFRGMGILGLENLHFFAQNYPDIALQVLSHSNHPKHGYSFAIVGINLTHLAYNLWKDGTAKTHIYNLCYQQLQLPGPTLLHFHRFYCYLFIEFDKLWMAERPPTIMEFGRIRSLFENNIRSLLSDPQCLLKLNIPVEHV; encoded by the exons ATGCATTTTCATCCCTTACTTTACAtatcaaatttgtttaattgGATATTTTCTccggtgtgtgtgttcttAAAACGAATAACACATCCTTTAGTTAAATGGATATTGAGAAGGACAACTGGTTTGTGTGAATTACAAAGAACTTGTTACTGTGAACCAGGAGGAGCACCAAGAATTCTTGGAATAG agaactcgctgaaaaaatcaaagagtgaaaaagttaaaacactCCTGCAGTTTTTAGATCAAGCAGCTACTGAAAAAAGGTTTACCACGGCTGGATCATCAAAAATTCTTAACAACACTGTGGAAACTATATGCTGCATAAAACAAATTCGGCTTGATGTCCATCAGCC ATTTAGTAAACTGTTTGGAGAATGTGTTTCTGTAATATGGAATTTAAAACAGCTTTTGCTTGACCTAGAAAGCATTAGAACTACTGGTTATGATTCTTCTAATAAAGAACATGAGCAAAAGTTACTGGAATTGTGGAGTCTTCTCATGCCTGCTAGGGAGCTAGAATCTCGTGTGAGCAACTTATGGAAAGACATTGGATTTCAGGGAGACGACCCCAAGACCGATTTCCGCGGCATGGGAATTTTAGGATTGGAAAATCTgca cttttttgctcaaaactaTCCGGATATTGCTCTTCAAGTGCTATCTCATTCCAATCATCCTAAACATGG GTACTCGTTTGCCATAGTAGGAATCAACCTAACACATTTAGCGTACAATTTATGGAAAGACGGTACGGCTAAAACCCATATTTACAACCTATGTTATCAACAGCTGCAACTTCCTGGTCCTACACTATTGCACTTCCATCGTTTTTACTGCTATCTCTTCATTGAGTTCGATAAGCTATGGATGGCTGAAAGGCCCCCCACAATCATGGAATTTGGAAGAATAAGGAGCTTATTCGAAAACAACATCCGATCATTACTCTCCGATCCGCAATGTCttttaaagttaaatattCCAGTTGAGCATGTTTAA